The Sulfolobales archaeon genome includes the window CCTATGTAGTGATAAACCTAGTGGTTGATGTGCTATACGCGGTTGCAGATCCTAGGATAAGATATGGAAGAGGTGGAGCTGTTAATGAATAGCTATAGAGCTATATTAAGAGAACCAAGGATCTTCATAGGCCTTGCAATGCTAATAACGCTAGTGATCTTGGCAGCTGCTTCGATCTTCGGGGGATTTCTAGATCCTTTTAAAACTATGGTTTCTAAACCCTTGAGCCCGCCCTCGCTGGAACATCCAATGGGTACCGATGCCTTGGGAAGGGATCTTCTTTCAAGGATATTCTTAGGTATTCTTATATCTCTATATATCTCTGTATTGGGAACAATCATAGCATTCCTTCTAGGAGCGCCCATAGGCTTTATAGCCGGGTTTTATAGAGGGACAGGTATTGATGAGACTATAACGAGGGTTATAGATGCTCTTCTATCCTTCCCAACACTTGTCCTTGTACTCTTTATAAGCGCTACATATGGACAGGGGCCTCTAATCGCATCAATAGCAATTGGGATAGCTGAATCACCAATAGTTGCTAGGCTTGTGAGGAGTACTGCCATAGGTATCATGTCT containing:
- a CDS encoding ABC transporter permease, producing MNSYRAILREPRIFIGLAMLITLVILAAASIFGGFLDPFKTMVSKPLSPPSLEHPMGTDALGRDLLSRIFLGILISLYISVLGTIIAFLLGAPIGFIAGFYRGTGIDETITRVIDALLSFPTLVLVLFISATYGQGPLIASIAIGIAESPIVARLVRSTAIGIMSSQFIEAVRAIGASKLWIMRKYLIPHSASILITQFTLTLSTAIILESGLSFLGLSTPPPVVSLGGIVREGFLYIDSAWWYAALPSAFLVAIIMAVNLIGDGLNDTIDPRFRASRENARMA